The following coding sequences lie in one Fibrobacter sp. UWT2 genomic window:
- the trpA gene encoding tryptophan synthase subunit alpha, producing the protein MNLMSHLIAGFPDAETSIAIADALVKGGANILEIQLAFSDPSADGPAIQTASTIALDKGYSTKQGLEIVKRIHDRHPETPIYIMTYGSLAFTPGVENFVKMCKDVGVSACIIPDLPFDGDEGLTEACKKHGLENIPVAAPSMTKERLETMASKGFKYIYAALRAGTTGSETTIDQATLDFIDTVGKGGAKVLGGFGIRNGEQSKVLSKHVYAVVAGSVFVNIVLNNENFAEGRKKAIAEIEAKAKEISGN; encoded by the coding sequence ATGAATTTAATGTCTCATCTTATTGCGGGTTTTCCTGACGCAGAAACTTCTATCGCTATCGCCGACGCACTTGTGAAGGGTGGCGCCAACATTCTTGAAATCCAGCTTGCCTTTAGCGATCCGAGTGCCGACGGCCCTGCCATTCAGACGGCTTCGACCATCGCTCTCGACAAGGGGTACTCCACCAAGCAGGGCCTCGAAATCGTGAAGAGGATTCACGATCGTCACCCTGAAACGCCAATCTACATCATGACTTACGGCTCGCTCGCCTTTACCCCCGGCGTCGAAAATTTCGTCAAGATGTGCAAGGACGTGGGCGTTTCCGCTTGCATCATTCCGGACTTGCCGTTCGACGGTGACGAAGGTCTGACTGAAGCTTGCAAGAAGCACGGCCTCGAAAACATTCCGGTGGCGGCCCCCAGCATGACCAAGGAACGCCTCGAAACGATGGCTTCCAAGGGCTTTAAGTACATTTACGCAGCACTCCGCGCGGGTACGACCGGTAGCGAAACTACCATTGACCAGGCAACACTCGACTTTATCGACACGGTCGGTAAGGGTGGCGCAAAAGTGCTTGGTGGCTTCGGTATCCGCAATGGAGAGCAATCCAAGGTGCTCAGCAAGCATGTGTACGCCGTGGTCGCGGGCTCCGTATTCGTGAACATCGTGCTGAACAACGAAAACTTCGCCGAAGGCCGCAAAAAAGCCATCGCCGAAATCGAGGCGAAGGCTAAGGAAATTTCGGGAAATTAA
- the sufB gene encoding Fe-S cluster assembly protein SufB: MHAQKRCKMSENYKYGFVTDIENEAFEKGLNEDVIRRASKLRGEPQFMLDFRLKAYEKLKTMEQPNWGELSFAPVDLQDIVYYSAPKTKKSHEKIEDVDPELLATFEKLGIPLDEQKRLANVAVDAVFDSVSIYTSHKRKLMEMGILFCSISDAIKEYPELIEEYLGSVVPSGDNYFAALNSAVFGDGSFVYIPPGVKCPMDLSTYFRINNKEAGQFERTLIIADEGASVSYLEGCTAPEFSSKQLHSAIVELVAKDNASIKYSTVQNWYAGDRETGAGGVYNFVTKRGKCAGKNSRISWTQVETGSAITWKYPSCVLLGDNSVGEFYSVALTNGHMQADTGTKMIHIGKNTKSTIISKGISADYSSNAYRGEVNIHKSATGARNYTQCDSMLVGDKSAAHTFPYITVANASSTTEHEATTSRISEDQLFYFESRGIKREDAIQAMVGGFCKDVFKELPGEFATEARQLLTLKLEHSVG, from the coding sequence TTGCACGCGCAAAAAAGGTGTAAAATGAGCGAAAACTATAAATACGGTTTTGTAACGGATATCGAGAACGAGGCCTTCGAGAAAGGTCTGAACGAAGATGTTATCCGCAGGGCATCCAAGCTCCGCGGTGAACCGCAGTTCATGCTCGATTTCCGACTGAAAGCGTATGAAAAGCTCAAGACCATGGAGCAGCCGAACTGGGGCGAACTGAGTTTTGCTCCGGTGGACCTGCAAGACATTGTCTACTACTCCGCCCCGAAGACCAAGAAAAGCCACGAAAAGATTGAAGACGTGGATCCGGAACTCTTGGCCACCTTCGAAAAGCTCGGCATCCCGCTGGACGAACAGAAGAGACTGGCCAACGTGGCCGTGGACGCGGTCTTTGACTCGGTGAGCATATACACCAGCCACAAGCGCAAGCTCATGGAAATGGGCATTTTGTTCTGCAGCATTAGCGACGCCATCAAGGAATACCCCGAACTCATCGAGGAATACCTGGGAAGCGTGGTGCCGTCTGGCGACAACTACTTTGCGGCCCTCAACAGCGCAGTCTTTGGTGACGGAAGTTTCGTCTACATTCCGCCTGGAGTCAAGTGCCCGATGGATCTTTCCACCTACTTCCGCATCAACAACAAGGAAGCAGGCCAGTTCGAACGTACCCTGATTATCGCTGATGAAGGTGCGAGCGTCAGCTACCTCGAAGGTTGCACGGCGCCGGAATTCAGCAGCAAGCAGTTGCACAGCGCTATCGTGGAACTGGTGGCGAAGGATAACGCCAGCATCAAGTATTCCACCGTGCAGAACTGGTACGCGGGCGACCGTGAAACGGGAGCCGGCGGTGTGTACAACTTTGTCACGAAGCGCGGTAAGTGTGCCGGCAAGAACAGCCGCATCAGCTGGACGCAGGTCGAAACAGGTTCTGCCATCACTTGGAAGTATCCGAGCTGCGTGCTGCTGGGCGACAACTCCGTCGGAGAATTTTACAGCGTGGCCCTTACCAACGGGCACATGCAGGCCGATACCGGCACCAAGATGATCCACATTGGCAAGAACACCAAGAGCACCATCATCAGTAAGGGCATCAGCGCCGACTATTCTAGCAACGCCTACCGCGGCGAAGTGAACATTCACAAGTCGGCCACGGGTGCCCGCAACTACACCCAGTGCGACAGCATGCTCGTGGGTGACAAGAGTGCGGCTCACACCTTCCCCTACATCACCGTCGCTAACGCCAGCTCCACCACCGAACACGAGGCAACGACCAGCCGCATCAGCGAAGACCAGCTTTTCTACTTCGAAAGCCGCGGCATCAAGCGCGAAGACGCCATCCAAGCGATGGTCGGCGGATTCTGCAAAGATGTATTTAAAGAGCTCCCGGGCGAATTCGCCACGGAAGCCCGTCAGTTACTGACACTTAAACTCGAACATTCTGTAGGTTAG
- a CDS encoding DUF4912 domain-containing protein: MAIKKETETKSKVKTAKSATLKAMKDAEEKAVKAVAKVKKAAATKVSKISDEVKKVAAKKTTASKTATTKTAATKTAATKTAATKTATTKTAAAMKAAAAKTTATKTAKTTAKVATKGASTKASKASEKEVAKLAQSFDAEYLVLMQKDPNWMHAFWEVSENRINEAKHGKGKIVLRLFDIADDLTVQRGKKRKFRDVEVPANARSWYVENTAGKSCVAVLGAVSGKNFKPIVESAPVMTFDKSAAAPAEDDAFAKASLGGNTLGNFMSSGFSSQTAESWLKKLGGNFGSSSESMFSGALSSAALQSNNIEVAKDSVNYGKDFFLWVKTRLIVYGGTRPDAHLQVRGEPFPLNPDGTFSFEEDLPDSTKIIPVFATDKDGDFPTTIVPIVVKRTE, from the coding sequence ATGGCTATAAAAAAAGAAACTGAAACAAAGTCTAAGGTTAAGACTGCGAAATCCGCGACTCTCAAGGCGATGAAAGATGCCGAAGAGAAGGCTGTGAAGGCCGTGGCCAAGGTGAAGAAAGCCGCAGCAACCAAGGTGTCCAAGATTTCGGACGAAGTGAAGAAGGTCGCAGCCAAGAAGACGACTGCCTCCAAGACGGCAACAACGAAGACTGCAGCAACTAAAACTGCTGCGACGAAGACTGCCGCTACCAAGACGGCTACGACGAAAACTGCAGCTGCAATGAAGGCCGCTGCCGCAAAGACAACTGCAACGAAGACTGCAAAGACTACGGCTAAGGTGGCAACGAAGGGTGCTTCTACGAAGGCTTCCAAGGCCTCTGAAAAGGAAGTCGCCAAACTCGCTCAGTCTTTCGACGCCGAATACCTGGTGCTCATGCAGAAGGATCCGAACTGGATGCATGCCTTCTGGGAAGTGTCCGAAAACAGAATTAACGAAGCGAAGCACGGTAAGGGAAAAATCGTTCTTCGCCTGTTCGACATTGCTGACGACCTTACGGTGCAGCGCGGCAAGAAGCGCAAGTTCCGCGATGTCGAAGTTCCGGCAAATGCCCGTAGCTGGTATGTCGAAAATACCGCCGGCAAGTCCTGCGTTGCCGTTCTCGGCGCCGTATCTGGCAAGAACTTCAAGCCTATCGTGGAATCGGCTCCGGTTATGACTTTTGACAAGTCCGCTGCCGCTCCTGCCGAAGATGATGCCTTTGCCAAGGCTTCTCTCGGTGGCAATACCCTCGGCAACTTTATGAGCTCCGGATTCTCGAGCCAGACGGCTGAATCTTGGCTCAAGAAGCTCGGTGGCAACTTCGGTAGCTCTTCGGAATCGATGTTCTCGGGCGCCCTTTCTAGTGCTGCCCTCCAGTCGAACAACATCGAAGTGGCCAAGGATTCCGTGAACTACGGTAAGGATTTCTTCCTGTGGGTCAAGACCCGCTTGATCGTTTACGGTGGAACCCGTCCGGATGCACACCTCCAGGTGCGCGGCGAACCGTTCCCGCTGAACCCGGATGGCACCTTCAGCTTTGAAGAAGATCTGCCGGATTCTACCAAAATCATTCCGGTGTTTGCGACCGACAAGGATGGCGATTTCCCGACCACGATCGTTCCGATTGTCGTGAAGCGCACGGAGTAA
- the trpB gene encoding tryptophan synthase subunit beta, giving the protein MTHATITPTPQSAVGATSHLITSDNGFFDKFGGKYVAEIIRRPLDDLEAAFNKYIHDPEFLEELRIIQRDYIGRETPLYFAPTATELLGGAQIYIKLEGLANTGAHKINNAIGQCLLAKKMGKTRIIAETGAGQHGLATAAACAKLGLECVVYMGEVDVRRQQPNVATMEMYGAKVVPVTSGARTLKDAVNEAMRDWATNFKNTHYVLGSALGPAPFPDIVRTFQSIIGEEVKRQAAERNIDIAAVVACVGGGSNSIGVFTPFIEDKNVRLIGAEAGGIGPNKGENAARMTGNASREGILQGYKSRFLIDEDGQSLPTRSISAGLDYMGIGPQLAALGESGRVEFTAILDKEALEAVKFFARNEGILFALESAHAGAAAMKIAKELPKNKALVINMSGRGDKDIFITSPVFRPEKWKEFLKAELVRLENNEDIHDAEIMTRK; this is encoded by the coding sequence ATGACTCACGCAACTATAACCCCCACACCTCAAAGCGCCGTAGGCGCGACCTCACACCTCATAACCTCTGACAACGGTTTCTTTGACAAGTTCGGCGGCAAGTATGTTGCCGAAATCATCCGCCGTCCGCTCGACGACCTCGAAGCGGCTTTCAACAAGTACATCCATGATCCGGAATTCCTCGAAGAGCTCCGTATCATTCAGCGCGACTACATTGGCCGCGAAACGCCGCTGTACTTTGCTCCGACCGCCACGGAACTCCTGGGCGGCGCTCAGATCTACATCAAGCTCGAAGGCCTTGCCAACACCGGTGCGCACAAGATCAACAACGCCATCGGTCAGTGCCTTTTGGCCAAGAAGATGGGCAAGACCCGCATCATCGCCGAAACGGGTGCCGGTCAGCACGGCCTTGCCACTGCAGCCGCTTGCGCCAAGCTAGGCCTTGAATGTGTGGTGTACATGGGCGAGGTGGACGTTCGCCGCCAGCAGCCGAACGTGGCGACCATGGAAATGTACGGCGCCAAGGTCGTGCCGGTCACGAGCGGTGCCCGCACCCTTAAGGATGCCGTGAACGAAGCCATGCGCGACTGGGCTACGAATTTCAAGAACACGCACTATGTGCTCGGTTCTGCTCTCGGTCCGGCTCCGTTCCCGGATATTGTTCGTACCTTCCAGTCCATTATCGGTGAAGAAGTCAAGCGCCAGGCTGCTGAACGCAATATCGACATCGCTGCTGTGGTCGCTTGCGTGGGTGGCGGTAGCAACTCTATCGGCGTGTTCACTCCGTTTATCGAAGACAAGAATGTGCGCTTGATTGGTGCCGAAGCCGGTGGCATCGGTCCGAACAAGGGTGAAAACGCCGCCCGCATGACGGGTAACGCTAGCCGCGAAGGTATTCTGCAGGGTTACAAGAGCCGCTTCCTCATCGATGAAGACGGTCAGTCGCTGCCGACCCGTTCTATTTCGGCAGGCCTTGACTACATGGGAATCGGCCCGCAGCTTGCCGCCCTCGGCGAATCTGGCCGCGTGGAATTCACGGCAATTCTCGACAAGGAAGCTCTTGAAGCGGTGAAGTTCTTTGCCCGCAACGAAGGCATTCTCTTTGCTCTCGAAAGCGCTCACGCAGGTGCTGCCGCCATGAAGATTGCAAAGGAACTTCCGAAGAACAAGGCGCTTGTCATCAACATGAGTGGCCGCGGCGACAAGGACATCTTTATCACAAGCCCCGTGTTCCGCCCCGAAAAGTGGAAGGAATTCCTGAAGGCAGAACTTGTTCGCCTCGAAAACAACGAAGACATCCACGACGCCGAAATTATGACAAGGAAGTAA
- a CDS encoding YbjQ family protein, with product MKLYTTDFITGKEIETLQMVRGSVVFSKNVVRDVFAGLKTLVGGEIAGYTEMLNDARNIAIERMENQAGMIGADAIVNVRFATASVMAGSAEIIAYGTAVKFKK from the coding sequence ATGAAACTCTACACAACAGACTTTATCACCGGCAAAGAAATCGAAACGCTTCAGATGGTGCGTGGGAGCGTGGTCTTTAGCAAGAACGTGGTGCGCGACGTATTTGCCGGGCTCAAGACGCTTGTAGGTGGCGAAATCGCCGGCTACACCGAGATGCTGAACGACGCTCGGAACATCGCTATTGAACGTATGGAAAATCAGGCCGGAATGATTGGGGCAGACGCCATCGTGAACGTGCGCTTCGCAACCGCCTCGGTGATGGCAGGCTCCGCAGAAATCATTGCTTACGGAACCGCCGTCAAATTCAAGAAGTAA
- a CDS encoding DJ-1 family glyoxalase III, which produces MQILFLMADGFEETEFVTPFDYLQRAGIDVALASISGNTEVVGAHGLAIATDFALSGADTAAFDGVLLPGGGIGVKNLKASAEVEKVIHEFNDKGKWIFAICAAPLVLSKAGILADKTATCFPGCESELVCKKFVEDRVVVDGNIVTSRGAGSAEEFAFECIAQLGGRELTEKIRKQVVAR; this is translated from the coding sequence ATGCAAATACTTTTCTTGATGGCTGATGGTTTCGAAGAAACCGAGTTTGTGACCCCGTTTGACTACTTGCAGCGTGCTGGAATCGATGTTGCCTTGGCGTCTATTTCGGGCAACACCGAAGTGGTGGGTGCCCATGGCCTTGCGATTGCGACCGACTTTGCTCTTTCGGGTGCCGATACAGCCGCTTTTGACGGCGTTCTTTTGCCCGGCGGCGGCATTGGCGTCAAGAATCTGAAGGCTTCTGCCGAAGTGGAAAAAGTTATTCACGAATTCAACGACAAAGGCAAGTGGATTTTTGCGATTTGCGCGGCTCCGCTGGTACTCAGCAAGGCGGGAATCCTTGCCGATAAGACTGCGACCTGTTTCCCGGGCTGCGAAAGTGAACTTGTCTGTAAAAAGTTCGTTGAAGACCGCGTGGTCGTAGACGGGAACATCGTCACGAGCCGTGGCGCAGGCTCTGCCGAAGAATTTGCTTTTGAATGCATTGCGCAGCTTGGCGGCCGCGAACTTACGGAAAAAATCCGCAAGCAGGTCGTGGCTCGATAG
- a CDS encoding Hsp33 family molecular chaperone HslO produces the protein MNFKDRIIRATGKKTPFRLIVVDLTATMNEIGKKHNAQGFALKLLAENSIASIFLSASLKFPGTVSFTTRFSGEITLVQSDSTPQGLVRAMIPQPELQAVGGNEPALIPQSVRVVKLNEQGKRVHESIIEAPAVSMGQNLATYLLQSEQIRSAVGIEAAFNKEDPSKLDYAAGFYIEAFPDLEDKDINLIEVIIQNLPKFCDMNTPEGFDLDELLDQLRGPYEIDIVKEIDPKAYCPCSRERTVATLATLPLKDLQDLEKEGKDLEVICDFCRTPYQITIADLREIIKDRKK, from the coding sequence ATGAATTTCAAGGACCGCATTATCCGCGCTACGGGCAAGAAGACGCCCTTCCGCCTGATTGTCGTCGACTTGACCGCGACGATGAACGAAATCGGCAAGAAGCATAACGCACAGGGTTTCGCCCTCAAACTCCTGGCCGAAAACTCCATCGCAAGCATTTTCTTGAGCGCCTCGCTCAAGTTCCCGGGCACAGTGAGCTTTACCACCCGTTTCTCGGGCGAAATCACGTTGGTGCAGTCGGACTCCACGCCGCAGGGCTTGGTCCGCGCCATGATTCCGCAGCCGGAACTCCAAGCTGTTGGCGGTAACGAACCCGCCCTGATTCCGCAGAGTGTACGCGTCGTCAAACTGAACGAACAGGGCAAGCGCGTCCACGAAAGCATTATCGAGGCTCCCGCCGTATCGATGGGTCAGAACCTCGCCACCTACCTTTTGCAGTCCGAACAGATCCGCTCGGCCGTGGGCATCGAAGCCGCCTTCAATAAAGAAGACCCGAGCAAGCTCGACTACGCCGCCGGTTTCTACATCGAAGCCTTCCCCGACCTCGAAGACAAGGACATCAACCTGATCGAAGTCATCATCCAGAACTTGCCGAAGTTCTGCGACATGAACACGCCCGAAGGCTTTGACCTCGACGAACTGTTGGACCAGCTGCGCGGCCCCTACGAAATCGACATCGTCAAAGAAATCGACCCCAAGGCCTACTGCCCCTGCAGCCGCGAACGCACCGTGGCAACGCTTGCAACGCTCCCGCTCAAGGACTTGCAGGATCTCGAAAAAGAAGGCAAGGACCTCGAAGTGATTTGCGACTTCTGCCGCACCCCGTACCAGATTACGATTGCGGACCTGAGAGAAATTATTAAAGACCGGAAGAAATAG
- a CDS encoding glycoside hydrolase family 57 protein — protein MHAHLPFVRHPDYKRFFEENWLFEAIAETYLPLVQAMRRLLEKGVPGTLNLSVSPPLIEMLSDKSLLDKFSEHLKHQLKLIEKEVARNAGTDLETLSHFYLSRQHTLIDLWENRIHRNLLAEFLELEKAGKLNLLTCVGTHPFLPAYQSDPASIRMQLDVTVRTFERAFGRKPMGVWLPECGYFPGLDKYLAEFGLHYFFLETHGVLLASPTPKYGVFTPLRTTQGLYCMGREQKSSMEVWSRRTGYPGHPEYREFFTDIAKERPRDYLGEYFFAGDTPIDSGFKYNRITGGEHKEIYRPWNAMKLAEDHARLFVVNREATISELLVNMEGHKAAMLCPYDAELFGHWWFEGPIFLEEMLMRGASSAVLEFAGADQVMTQSADPDAHEPAFSSWGEGGFGSVWINGETDKYYPQSYRMRAMIDHLMSIREKMGATSPRGKLLTRYIKQMERELMLFQSSDWAFMIHNHSAEGYARRRLDDHYKNGHDLFAEACKAILRNTEKPAANSVLPKLEATDNIFSWL, from the coding sequence ATGCACGCACATTTACCTTTTGTGCGGCATCCGGATTATAAACGCTTTTTCGAAGAGAATTGGCTGTTTGAGGCTATTGCCGAAACGTACCTGCCCTTGGTGCAGGCGATGCGCCGTCTCTTGGAAAAGGGCGTGCCCGGGACGCTTAACTTGAGCGTTTCGCCTCCGCTTATCGAGATGCTTTCGGATAAGAGTTTGCTTGACAAGTTTTCGGAGCATTTAAAGCACCAGCTCAAGTTGATTGAAAAAGAAGTGGCCCGCAACGCGGGCACGGATTTAGAGACTCTCTCGCATTTTTACCTTTCGCGTCAGCACACGCTGATTGATTTGTGGGAAAACCGCATCCATCGCAACTTGCTTGCGGAATTCCTGGAACTTGAAAAGGCGGGAAAGTTGAACTTGCTCACTTGCGTGGGCACGCACCCGTTCTTGCCGGCGTACCAGAGCGATCCTGCGTCTATTCGTATGCAGCTTGATGTTACGGTGAGAACTTTTGAACGGGCCTTTGGCCGTAAGCCCATGGGCGTATGGCTCCCGGAATGTGGCTATTTCCCGGGGCTCGACAAGTACCTTGCCGAATTCGGCTTGCATTACTTCTTCTTGGAAACTCACGGCGTGCTTCTTGCGTCGCCCACGCCCAAGTACGGCGTGTTCACGCCGCTGCGTACCACGCAGGGGCTTTACTGCATGGGCCGCGAACAGAAAAGTTCCATGGAAGTCTGGAGCCGCCGTACGGGTTACCCGGGGCATCCCGAGTACCGCGAATTTTTTACGGATATCGCCAAGGAACGCCCGCGCGATTATTTAGGAGAATACTTCTTTGCCGGTGACACGCCCATTGATTCGGGCTTCAAGTACAACCGCATTACCGGTGGCGAACATAAGGAAATTTACCGCCCGTGGAATGCCATGAAACTCGCCGAAGACCATGCGAGACTTTTTGTGGTGAATCGCGAAGCGACCATTTCGGAATTGCTGGTGAATATGGAGGGCCACAAGGCCGCCATGCTTTGCCCCTACGATGCCGAACTTTTTGGTCACTGGTGGTTCGAAGGTCCGATTTTCCTTGAAGAAATGCTGATGCGTGGTGCGTCTTCGGCTGTGTTGGAATTCGCAGGTGCCGATCAGGTGATGACTCAATCTGCTGATCCTGATGCACATGAACCGGCCTTCTCGAGCTGGGGCGAAGGCGGCTTTGGCTCTGTCTGGATTAACGGTGAAACTGACAAGTATTACCCGCAATCGTATCGCATGCGCGCCATGATAGACCATTTGATGTCTATCCGCGAAAAGATGGGAGCAACATCACCGCGCGGAAAACTGCTCACGCGCTATATCAAGCAAATGGAACGTGAACTGATGCTTTTCCAGTCTTCGGACTGGGCGTTCATGATTCACAACCATTCCGCAGAAGGCTATGCCCGTCGCCGTTTAGACGACCATTATAAAAATGGTCATGATTTGTTTGCTGAAGCCTGCAAGGCCATTTTGCGCAATACAGAAAAGCCGGCGGCCAATTCTGTTCTGCCGAAGCTAGAAGCGACCGACAATATCTTCAGCTGGCTGTAG
- the thrC gene encoding threonine synthase — MSQFNAHFRNINGDDTYPLTDVIYRSKVDGSLLEVEHDRAALASKSPDEWKKLFAERRMSFEPADMSGIWSKREMVLPDMPIEDIVTMREGWSPLFDAAPLAKEMGIKSLKVKLCGNSHTGSFKDLGMTVLVSQVNHIIKKKIHEIDAVACASTGDTSAALSAYCAKAGIPSIVFLPAGKTSVAQLIQPISNGSIVLALDTDFDGCMKIVQQVTADNRIYLANSMNSLRVEGQKTISPEICQEMGWKVPDTVIIPGGNLGNVSALAKGFEDCKAMGLIDRIPRIIVAQAENANPFFQAYERGFDKLVPMQAKKTLASAIQIGNPVSYPKAVRAIQKTNGMVVSVTEEELANAAHRGDRIGLYCCPHTGVALGALEKLVAAGKIDKEENVVVISTAHGLKFTEFKVGYHEKKLENICSKFANPVFKAPADLGAVMDILKKEMAERRR, encoded by the coding sequence ATGTCTCAATTCAACGCCCATTTTAGGAACATCAACGGGGACGATACTTACCCGCTGACCGACGTCATTTACCGCAGCAAGGTGGACGGTAGCCTGCTCGAAGTCGAACACGACCGCGCAGCCCTTGCCAGCAAGAGCCCCGACGAATGGAAGAAGCTCTTTGCCGAACGCCGCATGAGCTTTGAACCGGCCGACATGAGCGGTATTTGGAGCAAGCGCGAAATGGTGCTCCCCGACATGCCGATTGAAGATATCGTCACAATGCGCGAAGGCTGGAGCCCGCTGTTTGACGCCGCTCCGCTCGCAAAAGAAATGGGCATCAAGAGCCTGAAGGTCAAGCTTTGCGGCAACTCCCACACGGGTTCTTTCAAGGACCTCGGTATGACGGTTCTCGTGAGCCAGGTGAACCACATCATCAAGAAAAAGATTCACGAAATCGACGCCGTGGCTTGCGCTTCTACCGGCGACACCTCTGCCGCATTGAGCGCCTACTGCGCCAAGGCCGGCATCCCGAGCATCGTGTTCCTGCCCGCCGGCAAGACGAGCGTTGCCCAGCTGATCCAGCCGATTTCTAACGGCAGCATCGTGCTCGCCCTCGACACCGACTTTGACGGCTGCATGAAGATTGTTCAGCAGGTCACTGCCGATAATCGCATCTACCTCGCCAACTCCATGAACAGCCTCCGCGTGGAAGGCCAGAAGACGATTTCTCCGGAAATCTGCCAGGAAATGGGCTGGAAGGTTCCCGACACCGTGATTATCCCGGGCGGAAACCTCGGCAACGTGAGCGCACTCGCCAAGGGTTTCGAAGACTGCAAGGCCATGGGCCTTATCGACCGCATTCCGCGCATTATCGTGGCCCAGGCCGAAAACGCCAACCCGTTCTTCCAGGCTTACGAACGCGGCTTTGACAAGCTCGTTCCGATGCAGGCTAAGAAGACTCTCGCTAGCGCTATTCAGATTGGTAACCCGGTCAGCTATCCGAAGGCCGTACGCGCCATCCAGAAGACGAACGGCATGGTCGTGAGCGTCACTGAAGAAGAACTTGCCAACGCCGCCCACCGCGGCGACCGTATCGGTCTCTACTGCTGCCCGCACACTGGCGTGGCACTCGGCGCCCTTGAAAAGCTCGTTGCCGCAGGCAAGATCGATAAGGAAGAAAACGTGGTCGTCATCAGCACGGCACACGGCCTCAAGTTCACCGAATTCAAGGTCGGTTACCACGAAAAGAAGCTGGAAAACATCTGCTCCAAGTTCGCGAACCCCGTGTTCAAGGCTCCGGCAGACCTCGGCGCTGTCATGGACATCTTGAAGAAAGAAATGGCTGAAAGACGTCGCTAA
- the thrH gene encoding bifunctional phosphoserine phosphatase/homoserine phosphotransferase ThrH: protein MFTKQCVVTLDLEGVLAPEIWIAVAEKTGIKDLRLTTRDIPDYDVLMKGRIKILEREGIKLSDIQNVIANLGLLDGARDFMDKLRDEAQVIILSDTFQEFAYPIMKNLGFPTIFCHNLEVENDMIKGYHLRLTDQKTKVVKHLQDLNFKVFASGDSFNDTGMLKQADKGCFFCAPDSIVAQFPQLESTKTYAELLEKFHQFQATL, encoded by the coding sequence ATGTTTACCAAGCAATGTGTCGTTACCCTGGACCTTGAAGGAGTCCTCGCCCCTGAAATTTGGATCGCCGTCGCCGAAAAGACCGGCATCAAGGACCTGCGTCTCACCACCCGCGACATTCCCGACTACGACGTGCTCATGAAGGGCCGCATCAAGATTCTCGAACGCGAAGGCATCAAGCTTTCGGACATCCAGAACGTGATCGCAAACCTCGGCTTGCTCGACGGCGCCCGCGACTTTATGGACAAACTCCGCGACGAAGCCCAGGTGATTATTCTTTCGGACACGTTCCAGGAATTCGCCTACCCCATCATGAAGAATCTCGGATTCCCGACCATATTCTGCCACAACCTGGAAGTCGAAAACGACATGATCAAGGGTTACCACCTGCGACTCACCGACCAGAAGACGAAAGTCGTGAAGCACCTGCAGGACCTCAACTTCAAGGTATTCGCCTCGGGCGATTCCTTCAACGACACGGGCATGCTCAAGCAGGCCGACAAAGGCTGCTTCTTCTGCGCCCCGGACTCCATCGTTGCCCAGTTCCCGCAGCTCGAATCCACCAAGACCTACGCCGAACTCCTGGAAAAATTCCACCAGTTCCAGGCAACTCTGTAA
- a CDS encoding fibrobacter succinogenes major paralogous domain-containing protein produces MAALILLAACSGDGSSTGAIGGSGNEAASEYNPVSNTVKDLRDGKTYKTVKIGNQVWMAENLDYETANSICGEMEYLTLYGCLYSWDEAKTACPVGWRLPSQAEWNTLIEFVGDSATAGKILKATNTWSDKGHYKDGTDDYGFTALPGGVRLPQKGKTHQSFVSSGAFFWSATEVDDDESITLVLRYENDAATLFENYKDAGVSVRCLKNSVLGGRTLVY; encoded by the coding sequence ATGGCAGCGTTGATTCTTCTAGCTGCCTGTAGCGGTGACGGTTCTTCTACCGGAGCTATCGGCGGTTCTGGTAATGAGGCTGCTAGCGAATATAATCCCGTATCGAATACGGTTAAAGATTTACGAGATGGCAAGACCTACAAGACTGTGAAAATTGGCAATCAAGTCTGGATGGCCGAAAACCTTGATTATGAAACGGCCAACAGCATCTGCGGAGAAATGGAATACCTTACCTTGTACGGCTGTCTTTATTCATGGGACGAAGCAAAGACCGCATGCCCCGTCGGCTGGCGCTTGCCAAGCCAGGCGGAATGGAATACTTTGATTGAATTTGTCGGAGATTCTGCCACGGCAGGGAAGATTCTCAAGGCCACGAATACTTGGAGCGATAAAGGGCATTACAAAGACGGTACCGATGATTACGGCTTTACCGCATTGCCGGGCGGCGTACGCCTCCCGCAAAAGGGCAAGACGCATCAGTCGTTTGTCAGTTCGGGAGCCTTCTTCTGGAGCGCCACCGAGGTCGATGACGATGAGTCAATCACCTTGGTTCTGCGATACGAAAACGATGCAGCGACATTGTTCGAAAACTACAAGGACGCCGGCGTCAGCGTCCGCTGTTTGAAAAATTCAGTTTTAGGGGGCAGAACCCTTGTCTACTAA